One region of Macadamia integrifolia cultivar HAES 741 chromosome 11, SCU_Mint_v3, whole genome shotgun sequence genomic DNA includes:
- the LOC122092721 gene encoding kxDL motif-containing protein 1-like isoform X1, translating into MEMEQSEREAIRDASEEVSRQFKSLVNANDIDTLKQLQNLILGRLQDSNAVLSHFNDFSEQCFAEISSDLSKNTLLLRSMKMDLDYIFQKLRSMKAKIMTTYPDAIPDPSTMQKLDQRPDLDRFQ; encoded by the exons ATGGAGATGGAGCAGTCGGAGAGGGAGGCAATCAGAGACGCTTCTGAAGAGGTTTCTCGGCAGTTCAAGTCACTAGTTAACGCTAATGATATCGACACGCTCAAGCAATTACAGAACCTaat ATTGGGAAGGTTACAGGATAGCAATGCTGTCCTATCACATTTTAATGATTTTTCGGAGCAGTGCTTTGCAGAGATTTCTAGTGATctatcaaagaatacacttcttTTAAGGTCCATGAAGATGGACCTTGATTACATATTTCAGAAGCTGAG AAGCATGAAAGCCAAGATCATGACTACCTATCCAGATGCAATTCCTGATCCTTCAACCATGCAAAAGCTTGACCAAAGACCAGACCTTGATAGGTTTCAGTAA
- the LOC122092721 gene encoding kxDL motif-containing protein CG10681-like isoform X2 gives MEMEQSEREAIRDASEEVSRQFKSLVNANDIDTLKQLQNLILGRLQDSNAVLSHFNDFSEQCFAEISSDLSKNTLLLRSMKMDLDYIFQKLRPWWNGSNVML, from the exons ATGGAGATGGAGCAGTCGGAGAGGGAGGCAATCAGAGACGCTTCTGAAGAGGTTTCTCGGCAGTTCAAGTCACTAGTTAACGCTAATGATATCGACACGCTCAAGCAATTACAGAACCTaat ATTGGGAAGGTTACAGGATAGCAATGCTGTCCTATCACATTTTAATGATTTTTCGGAGCAGTGCTTTGCAGAGATTTCTAGTGATctatcaaagaatacacttcttTTAAGGTCCATGAAGATGGACCTTGATTACATATTTCAGAAGCTGAG GCCATGGTGGAATGGAAGCAACGTCATGTTGTAG